A portion of the Kribbella jejuensis genome contains these proteins:
- a CDS encoding DUF4429 domain-containing protein: MAGGELTSTNGTVVWDGAGTLRIRYDGTPPGLDPLIGSLRTRLGERVLPVEALQSVEVYDAGLRLVLRDGADPLQAVSGVDVLGDLYDFPGVDPALAERIAGDIRHTLTRRDVPAAAARWLVAPPPAPDRIAGRDAALSVANGQLTFTYQLRAGRRKKANGNPWSVPLDTILEVEWHPHRGGLGGRGYLRISTDRTPLDRPKPKHDPAAMVSTRDADLDVLFFAARLLTRIRP; this comes from the coding sequence GTGGCAGGTGGTGAGTTGACGAGCACGAACGGCACGGTCGTCTGGGACGGCGCCGGGACGCTGCGGATCCGGTACGACGGGACGCCGCCTGGGCTGGATCCGCTGATCGGCTCGTTACGGACCCGCCTGGGCGAGCGTGTCCTGCCGGTCGAGGCGCTGCAGTCGGTCGAGGTGTACGACGCCGGCCTGCGGCTCGTCCTCCGCGACGGGGCCGACCCGCTGCAGGCGGTCTCCGGCGTGGACGTGCTGGGCGATCTGTACGACTTCCCGGGCGTCGACCCCGCGCTCGCGGAGCGGATCGCCGGCGACATCCGCCATACGCTGACCCGCCGTGACGTACCGGCGGCCGCCGCGCGCTGGTTGGTCGCGCCGCCGCCCGCCCCGGACCGGATCGCCGGGCGGGACGCGGCGCTGTCGGTCGCGAACGGGCAGCTCACGTTCACCTACCAACTCCGCGCCGGCCGCCGGAAGAAGGCGAACGGCAACCCGTGGTCGGTCCCGTTGGACACGATCCTCGAGGTGGAGTGGCACCCGCACCGCGGCGGGCTCGGCGGGCGCGGCTACCTGCGGATCAGTACCGACCGGACGCCGCTCGACCGCCCGAAGCCGAAGCACGACCCAGCCGCGATGGTCAGCACCCGCGACGCCGACCTCGACGTCCTGTTCTTCGCCGCACGCCTGCTGACCCGGATCAGGCCCTAA
- a CDS encoding mycothione reductase, with the protein MTNYDLVVIGTGSGNTIVNRRFADWKVAIVERGTFGGTCLNFGCIPTKMFVHAADVAATPGVSSRYGVDEQLLGVRWTDVRDRIFGRIDPISAGGSEHRHHNPDNANVTVYDGTGRFTGFKELTVDNKDGSTSVFSADRFVIATGSRPIVPPIPGLRETGFHTSNTIMRLDELPRRIAIIGSGFVAAEFAHVFAAFGVEVTIVARSKELLRPEDGAIAARFTEIAQSKYDVRLNHETVRVARRDDGSILVSMLHPDGSDELIVDELLVAVGREPNSDLLDLDATGVEVDHEGRVVVDAYQQTNVDGIYALGDVTNPHQLKHVANHEARVVKHNLLNPDDRIESDHRFVPHAVFSSPQIASVGLTEEQAQERGIPYVAAIQRYADIAYGWAMEDTTGFAKILADADTGQIIGCHVIGPQAPTVIQPVIQAMSFGLDAYTMARGQYWIHPAMPELIENALLKLPLHPES; encoded by the coding sequence GTGACCAATTACGACCTCGTCGTCATCGGGACCGGATCCGGGAACACGATCGTGAACCGGCGGTTCGCGGACTGGAAGGTGGCGATCGTCGAGCGCGGGACGTTCGGCGGCACCTGCCTGAACTTCGGCTGCATCCCGACCAAGATGTTCGTGCACGCCGCCGATGTCGCGGCCACGCCGGGGGTGAGCTCGCGGTACGGCGTCGACGAGCAGTTGCTCGGCGTCCGCTGGACCGACGTCCGGGACCGGATCTTCGGCCGGATCGACCCGATCTCGGCGGGCGGTTCGGAGCACCGGCACCACAACCCGGACAACGCGAACGTGACCGTGTACGACGGCACCGGGCGGTTCACCGGGTTCAAGGAGCTGACGGTCGACAACAAGGACGGCTCGACCAGCGTGTTCAGCGCCGACCGGTTCGTGATCGCCACCGGCAGCCGGCCGATCGTGCCGCCGATCCCGGGCCTGCGGGAGACCGGCTTCCACACGTCGAACACGATCATGCGGCTCGACGAACTGCCGCGCCGGATCGCGATCATCGGCAGCGGGTTCGTCGCCGCCGAGTTCGCGCACGTGTTCGCCGCGTTCGGCGTCGAGGTGACGATCGTGGCGCGCTCGAAGGAACTGCTGCGGCCCGAGGACGGCGCGATCGCCGCCCGGTTCACGGAGATCGCGCAGTCGAAGTACGACGTACGCCTCAATCATGAGACCGTTCGGGTGGCTCGTCGTGACGACGGCTCGATCCTGGTGAGCATGCTCCACCCGGATGGGTCGGACGAGCTGATCGTGGACGAACTCCTGGTCGCCGTCGGACGCGAGCCGAACTCGGACCTGCTCGACCTGGACGCCACCGGGGTCGAGGTCGACCACGAGGGCCGCGTGGTCGTGGACGCCTACCAGCAGACGAACGTCGACGGGATCTACGCGCTCGGCGACGTGACGAACCCGCACCAGCTCAAGCATGTCGCGAACCACGAGGCCCGGGTGGTGAAGCACAACCTGCTGAACCCGGACGACCGGATCGAGTCCGACCACCGCTTCGTCCCGCACGCCGTCTTCAGCTCACCCCAGATCGCCTCGGTAGGTCTCACCGAGGAGCAGGCGCAGGAGCGTGGGATCCCTTATGTGGCGGCGATTCAGCGGTACGCCGACATCGCGTACGGCTGGGCGATGGAAGACACCACCGGCTTCGCGAAGATCCTCGCCGATGCCGACACCGGCCAGATCATCGGCTGCCACGTCATCGGCCCCCAGGCACCCACCGTCATCCAGCCGGTCATCCAGGCAATGAGCTTCGGCCTGGACGCCTACACCATGGCCCGCGGCCAGTACTGGATCCACCCCGCCATGCCAGAACTCATCGAAAACGCCCTCCTGAAACTACCCCTACACCCGGAAAGCTGA
- a CDS encoding MFS transporter, translated as MSPTFRAFKVRNFRLYASGAIVSNVGTWMQRVAQDWLVLELTHSGAALGIVTGLQFLPALLLGPYAGLLADRLSKRQLLTYTQIAMGSVALILGGLTVAGVVQPWHVFLLALLFGVGTAFDAPARQAFVVEMVGRDELANAVGLNSASFNAARLFGPALAGVLISWIGTGPVIMINAFTYIAVIVSLRMMRVSELYTPKPAAREKGMIRDGMRYLWRRPELMMVLVTVFFAGTFGLNFQMTSALMATEAFHKGAGEYGLLGSVLAIGSLSGALLAARRVRIRARLVIGAAILFGLFEILSALMPTYLTFALVLPLVGLTSLTMLTSANATMQLSIEPTMRGRVMALYMTLLMGGTPIGGPFIGWVGQAMGARWSLIVGGGLTVIGAVGSVLYFSRKRGLSIRPRLLPRPHLEVLPQTELLADKAAAKVA; from the coding sequence ATGAGCCCGACCTTCCGCGCGTTCAAAGTCCGTAACTTCCGGCTCTACGCCTCCGGTGCGATCGTCTCGAACGTCGGCACCTGGATGCAGCGGGTCGCCCAGGACTGGCTGGTCCTGGAGCTGACCCACTCCGGCGCCGCGCTCGGTATCGTCACCGGTCTCCAGTTCCTCCCCGCGCTGCTTCTCGGTCCGTACGCCGGCCTGCTCGCCGACCGCCTCTCCAAGCGGCAGCTGCTGACCTACACCCAGATCGCGATGGGCTCGGTCGCGCTGATCCTCGGCGGCCTGACCGTCGCCGGAGTGGTCCAGCCGTGGCACGTGTTCCTGCTCGCGCTGCTGTTCGGCGTCGGGACGGCGTTCGACGCGCCCGCGCGGCAGGCGTTCGTGGTCGAGATGGTCGGCCGGGACGAGCTGGCGAACGCGGTCGGGCTGAACTCCGCGTCGTTCAACGCCGCGCGCCTGTTCGGCCCGGCGCTGGCCGGTGTGCTGATCAGCTGGATCGGCACCGGTCCGGTCATCATGATCAACGCCTTCACCTACATCGCGGTGATCGTGTCGCTGCGGATGATGCGCGTCTCCGAGCTGTACACGCCGAAGCCCGCGGCCCGGGAGAAGGGCATGATCCGGGACGGCATGCGGTACCTGTGGCGCCGGCCGGAGCTGATGATGGTGCTGGTCACCGTGTTCTTCGCCGGCACCTTCGGGCTGAACTTCCAGATGACATCGGCGCTGATGGCGACCGAGGCGTTCCACAAGGGCGCCGGTGAGTACGGCCTGCTCGGGTCGGTGCTCGCGATCGGGTCGCTGTCCGGCGCACTGCTGGCCGCCCGGCGGGTCCGGATCCGGGCCCGGCTGGTGATCGGCGCGGCGATCCTGTTCGGGCTGTTCGAGATCCTCAGCGCGCTGATGCCGACGTACCTGACGTTCGCGCTGGTGCTGCCGCTGGTCGGACTGACCTCGCTGACCATGCTGACCTCGGCGAACGCGACCATGCAGCTGAGCATCGAGCCGACCATGCGCGGCCGGGTGATGGCGCTGTACATGACGCTGCTGATGGGTGGTACGCCGATCGGCGGCCCGTTCATCGGCTGGGTCGGCCAGGCGATGGGCGCCCGCTGGTCGCTGATCGTCGGCGGCGGGCTGACCGTGATCGGTGCGGTCGGTTCAGTGCTGTACTTCTCCCGCAAGCGCGGCCTGTCCATCCGCCCGCGGCTGCTCCCGCGCCCGCACCTCGAAGTACTGCCGCAGACCGAGCTACTCGCTGACAAGGCAGCAGCGAAGGTCGCTTAG
- a CDS encoding MarR family winged helix-turn-helix transcriptional regulator produces MPEVVAQQVKSDVGLASALRSSTLRLSRQIRRQREPGHDLTANQLSVLGALSKHEAMTIGELAAHEQVKPPSMTRIVTNMEEAGLVVRRPHPTDKRQIVVELTARADDLILANRRRRDEWLQTKLKQLTPEERDILRKAAPVLERLAAR; encoded by the coding sequence ATGCCCGAAGTCGTAGCCCAGCAGGTGAAGAGTGACGTCGGGCTGGCGAGCGCCCTGAGGTCGTCGACGCTGCGGCTGTCCCGGCAGATCCGGCGGCAGCGCGAGCCCGGTCACGACCTGACCGCGAACCAGCTCAGCGTGCTCGGCGCGCTGTCCAAGCACGAGGCGATGACGATCGGCGAGCTGGCCGCGCACGAGCAGGTCAAGCCGCCGTCGATGACGCGGATCGTGACGAACATGGAGGAGGCGGGCCTGGTGGTCCGCCGCCCGCACCCGACCGACAAGCGGCAGATCGTCGTCGAGCTGACAGCCCGCGCCGACGACCTGATCCTGGCCAACCGGCGGCGCCGCGACGAGTGGCTGCAGACCAAACTGAAACAACTGACTCCCGAGGAGCGCGACATCCTGCGCAAGGCAGCACCTGTTCTCGAACGACTGGCGGCTCGATGA